The DNA window GATGAAGGCGTCCAGCAGGTGACACCAGGAACACCACTCGCCACCCACATCAAGCACGATGCGCTTGCCGCTGCGGCGGGCTTCGGCCTGCGCGACCGCCAGGTCGGTGGCTGGGTCGCGAGCGGGATCAAAACGACTGTTGAGCGCGGCCACGTCGGCGGCCACCGGTGCGCTGGAGACAGCGCCCGGTGGCTGCGCGGAGGCAGCAGGCGATGGCGCAGCAGCCGGGGCCGGCGGCGAAGACGGCGAGCAGGCACACAGCAGCCCGGCCATGATCAACGACGAATACCCCATCTTCATGCGCATCGCAGACCTCACTTGACGCCGTGCATCAGCTTGTTGATCGCCGGGGCCAGCAGGAACAGCACCACGCCCGAACCGATCAATGCCCAGAAACCAAAGGTGTAGCCCTTCAGCGCCGACTCCACGGTCATGCCGCCCTCGCCGCTGACCGCACCGGCAAAGATGCCGGACAGGTTGTTGCCGATGCCGGTGGACAGGAACCAGCCGCCCATGCCGAAGCCGACCAGGCGCACCGGAGCCAGCTTGGTCACCATCGACAGGCCGATCGGCGAAAGGCACAGCTCACCCACCGACTGGATCACGTAGACCATGAACAGGGTCCAGAACGGGATCTTGCCCTCCACCACCATGGTCGACAGGGCCAGCATCAGCAGCGCGAAGGCCGCACCGTTGAACAGCAGGCCCAGGCCGAACTTGCGCGGAATGGACGGATTGGCACTGCCCAGCTTGACCCAGATCCAGGCAATGATCGGAGCCAGGGTGATGATGGCCACCGAGTTCACCGACTGGAACCATGCGGTCGGGAAGGTCCAGCCACCCAGATTGCGGTTGACGATGTTGTCGGCGAGGAAGGTGAAGGAGCTGCCGGCCTGTTCGAAGAACATCCAGAACATCACGTTGAAGGTGAAGATGATCAGCATGGCGATCACGCGGTCACGCTGCACCTTGCCCTCGCGGATGCCTTCCACCAGCAGCAGCACCGCCAGCGCGACAAACAGCACGCCAAGAATCCAGGCCAGCGCGGTGGCGCCGGTGGACAGCAGGAAGTAAGCGACCGGGATGGCGACCAGCGAACCGACGAACACCATCACCACGCGGCCCATGCCCTCGGCACCGGCCGGCGGTGCACCGATACCCTTCAGGCCGGCGCGACCGACGTAGAACCACACCAGGCTCAGCAGCATGCCGATGCCCGAGGCGATGAACACCATCTTGTAGGACGGCATGGCTTCGGTACCAAAGATCTTCTCGGCCAGGAACTGGGTCAGCACCGGGGCGATCATCGCGCCGACGTTGATGCCCATGTAGAAGATGGTGAAGCCCGAATCGCGGCGCTCATCCTTCAGGCCATACAGCTTGCCGACCATGGTCGAGATGTTCGGCTTGAACAGGCCGTTGCCGATGATGATGGTGGCCAGGCCCAGTTCGAAGACTTCCTTGACCGGCATCGCCACCATGAACAGACCGGCGGCCATGATCACCGCGCCGGTCAGGATGGACCGCTGGTAACCCAGCACGCGGTCGGCCACGTAGCCGCCGAAGATCGCCGCGGCATACACCAGCGCCAGGTAGGCACCGTAGGTGCGGCTGGCCGCGCCCTGCCCGGCGGCGTCGCCGTCGAAGAACTGCGCCACGATGTACAGCACCAGGGCCCAGCGGATTCCGTAGAACGCAAAGCGTTCCCAGAACTCGGTCATGAACAGCATCCACAACGGACGCGGATGGCCGAGGGTGGTCTTGAACTCCGGCAACGCCGGTTCGGGAACGGATTTCGCGGCGTCTACGCTCATGCGGGATTCCTGGGTTCGGTGGAAGACATGCACGTCCGATGTGCGAAACAACCCGGGAGAATTCCAGAACTTGGGCGTTCACGTCAAATAAACACTTCCGTGTGTTTGCCTGAATAGGCCTTCACCCCGGCGGCAGCGGATCGTCGTTGCGGATCGTGGTGCGCACCTGGAACAGCTCCGGGAAGAAGGTCAGTTCCAGCGCCTGGCGCAGGAACCCGACCCCGCTGGAGCCGCCGGTGCCGCGCTTGAAGCCAATCACCCGCATCACCGTGCGCATATGGCGGAAGCGCCAGAGCTGGAAGGCGGTTTCCAGGTCCACCAAGTCCTCGCACAGCGAGTACTCACGCCAGTAGCGGTCGGTGTTCTCGTAGATGCGCTCGAACACCGGGTGCAGGGCGTCGTCGGCCACATGCGAGGTCTGCCAGTCGCGGTGCTGGTACACCTCGGGGATGGCATGGCCGAAGCGGGCCAGGTAGCGCAGGAACTCCTCGTACAGGCTGGGCGCGTCCAGCACCTGCTGCAGCTGGGCCTGCCCGGCCGGGTCGTGCGAGAACACCTGCAGCATCTGCGCGTTCTTGTTGCCCAGCAGGAACTCGATGTAGCGGTACTGCAGCGACTGGAAGCCCGAAGAAGGCCCCAGCACGTCGCGGAAGCCCATGTACTCCGAAGGGGTGAGGGTTTCCAGCACCGACCACTGCTCGGTCAGCTGGCGCAGCACCTGTTTGCTGCGCGCCAGCACCTTGCGGCACTGCCAGACCTCGTCGCGCTGCAGGAAGCCGATCGCCGCGCGCAGCTCATGGGCCAGCAGCTTCAGCCACAGCTCGGAGGTCTGGTGCTGGATGATGAACAGCATCTCGTCGTGGTGCGGCGGGTTGGACAGCGGCTGCTGGGCGCTCAGCAACTGGTCCAGGCGCAGATAGCCCCCGTAGGTCAGGCGGCCCTCCAGGTCAGTGTGGATGCCGGCTTCCAGATCGCGTTGGTTCTTGTCGACAGACATGGCGGTGACCGCATGAGGGGGTGCAAGCGTAGCGCAGCGGCCGCCCTACGGTGGCGTGTGGTCGGCCCGTTCAGCGCGGCAGCGGCTGCGACCCATTGCCGCGGACGCCCCGATGAAAGAGCGCTCATGCGCCGTTGCGGCAACTGAATACGTTGATGTTATTGGCCTTTCCGCTCTGACAACGGTATACCCGAAGGCGGCCAGGCGGTTTCCTTGTTGCGCCGCAGGACGGCTTTTTCGTACGCCTTCCTTAACATGGCAATTCATATCATTTGTAACTTCCTGTCGAAGGTGCAGTACGCAATGACGGTTGCCGCTGAGTTCAAGATCGAATACCTGCAGTACCTGGACACGGACGGTAACCTCGTCCGCGATGACCTGCCCGAGGCCTTGCGCGACCCGAAGGCGCTGCTGCCGATGTTCAAGCAGATGCTGTTCGTGCGCGTGTTCGACGGCAAGTCGATCGCGCTGCAGCGCACCGGCAAGCTGGGCACCTACGCGGCCTGCCTGGGCCATGAGGCCGCGCACGTGGGCATTGGTGCTGCGATGCAGAAAGACGACGTGTTCGCACCGTCCTACCGCGAGTACGGCGCGATGTTCATGCGCGGCGTGCGTCCGCGTGACGTGCTGATGTACTGGGGCGGCGACGAGCGCGGCAACGACTACGGCGGCAATGCGGCCAAGGACTTCCCGTTCTGCGTGCCGATCTCCACCCAGTGCCTGCATGCGGCCGGCGCGGCGCTGAAGTTCAAGCTCAACAACGAAAAGCAGATCGCCGTGGCGGTGTGTGGTGACGGCGGCAGCTCCAAGACCGACTTCTACGCCGCGCTCAACTCGGCCGGTGCCTACAAGCTCCCGCTGATTCTGTGCATCGTCAACAACGGCTGGGCCATCTCGGTTCCGCGCTCGGCCCAGACCGGTGCCGAAACCCTGGCCCAGAAGGGCCTGGCCGGCGGCCTGCATTGCCTGCAGGTGGACGGCAACGACCTGATCGCGGTGATGGCCGCCATGCTGCAGGCGCGCGAGCGCGCCCTCGCCGGCGACGGTGGCACCGTACTGGAACTGATGACCTACCGCCTGTCCGACCACACCACCGCCGACGACGCCCGCCGCTACCGCGACGACGCGGAAGTGAAGGACGCCTGGCTGCTGGAGCCGATGCTGCGCCTGCGCAAGTATCTAACCAACGCCGGTGTGTGGAGCGAGGAAGAAGAAGCGGCCTGGACCGCCGAGTGCGGCAAGCGCGTGGACGAAGAAGTGAACCTGTACCTCAACACGCCGGTGCAGCCGGTCGAGGCGATGTTCGATTATCTGTACGCCGACCCGCCGCAGGACCTGCTGGCCCAGCGCGCGCAGGCCATTGCCCTGGAGCAGCGTCATGGATGAGCTCAAGCACGTTTCCGGCACCACCGCGCAGACCCACGCCGCCGACAGCGCCGCCCTTGCGCGCGGAGAACAGACCATGACCAGCACGCCCATCACCCTTATTGAAGCCATCACCCAGGCCCTGGCCTGGGAGCTGGAACACGACAAGTCGGTGCTGGTGCTGGGCGAGGACGTGGGCGTGAACGGCGGCGTTTTCCGCGCCACCGCCGGCCTGCAGCAGCGCTTCGGCGCGGACCGCGTGCTGGACACCCCGCTGGATGAAACCACCATCGCCGGCCTGACCATCGGTCTGGCCGCGCAGGGCATGAAGCCGGTCGCCGAAGCCCAGTTCGACGGCTTCATGTACCCGATGGTCGACCACATCGTCTGCCATGCCGCGCGCCTGCGTTACCGCACCCGTGGCCGCCTGAACTGCCCGATGGTGCTGCGCGTGCCGTGGGGCGGTGGCATCCGCGCGCCGGAACACCACAGCGAGGCCAACGAGGCCATCTTCACCAACGTGCCGGGCCTGCGCGTGGTGCTGCCGTCCTCGCCGCAGCGCGCCTACGGCCTGCTGTTGGCTGCGATCCGCGAACCGGATCCGGTCATCTACATGGAACCCAAGCGCATCTACCGCCAGTACAAGGAAGTGGTGGTCAACGACGGCGAAGCGCTGCCGCTGGATGTCTGCTTCGTGCTGCGCGATGGCACCGACGTGACCCTGGTGACCTGGGGCGCGCAGGTGAAGGAAGCGCTGGAAGCCGCCGACAAGCTGGCCGGCGAAGGCATCAGTGCCGAAGTCATCGACGTGGCCACGCTGCGCCCCCTGGACTTCGCCACCATCGCCGAATCTGTGGCCAAGACCGGCCGCTGCGTGATCGTGCAGGAAGCCCCGAAGACTGCCGGCTTCGGCGCGGAAATCGCTGCGCGCCTGGCCGAGGAATCGCTGTACGACCTGCTGGCTCCGGTCGAGCGCGTCACCGGCTACGACACTCACATTCCGCTGTTCCGCCTGGAAATGAAGTACCTGCCCAGCGTGGACCGCATTGTGAGCGCGGCCAAGCGCGCGGTGGCGGCAGGCTGACATGCGGGCCCGTCTTCTAGGCCCGTACCGCAGCCAGTACCCCAACCCGCTCCGGTTCCGCACCGGCCAGATCGTCGAACTGGGTGTTCGTGACGAGGAATGGCCGGCGTTTGCCTGGGTGCGCACCGATGACGGGCGCGCCGGCTGGGCTCCGGTGGCATGGTTGCAGGTGCTGGATGATGGTCGCGCGGAAGCCCTGCGCGACTACGACGCCCGCGAACTGGACGTTGAAAGCGGTGAACTGGTCAAACTGCATCATGAACACGGCGGCTGGTGGTGGTCCGAACGCGCGAATGGCGCGACGGGCTGGCTGCCGGCCCGCGATCTCGAACTGCTTGAAGAGAACTGCACATGAGTGAGAACAAGAACTTCAACCTGCCCGACCTGGGCGAGGGCCTGCCCGACGCCACCATCGTCGAGTGGTTCGTCAAGGAAGGCGACGTGATCCGGCTCGACGAGCCGCTGGTGTCGATGGAAACCGCCAAGGCCGTGGTCGAAGTGCCCTCGCCGTTCTCGGGCAAGGTGCTGAAGCTGTCCGGCGGCCCCGGCGACATCATTCCCACCGGCAGCGTGCTGGCCCAGTTCGAACTGGACCCGAACCTGCCGCAGCGCGCCGACGGTCAGGACACCGGTCACAGCCACGGCCATGCCGCGCCGGCACCGGCCGCTGCACCGGCTCCGGCTCCGGCCGTTGCCGAAGCGCCCAAGCCGGCCGCCGCCGAGCGCGACGACGCCGGCACCGTGGTGGGTGCTATGCAGAGCTCCAACGCCGTCCACACCGAACAGGCGGTGGCGGTGGGAGGGGTCAAGGCCGTGCCCGCCGTGCGCGCCACCGCGCGCAAGCTGGGCGTGGATCTGAGCCTGGTTCGCGCCACCGGCGCGGACGGCGCGGTAACCATGGCCGACGTCAAACAAGCGGCTGCCGCAGGCAGCGCGAAGATCGGCAGCGCGCCGGCTCCTGCGGCGGCACCGGTTGCCGCGGCTGCACCAGCCCCGGCGCGTCAGGCCGAAGCCCGCACACCGTTGTCCGCCGCCGGCAAGCCGATGCGTACCCAGCCCCCGGGCGTGGTCGCCAAGGGGCAGCCAGAACCGCTCAAGGGCGTGCGCCGCAACATGGCGCGGGTCATGGCCGACGCCCACAGCAAGGTGGTGCCGACCACGCTCAATGACGACGCTGACATCCATGCCTG is part of the Stenotrophomonas oahuensis genome and encodes:
- a CDS encoding thioredoxin family protein is translated as MRMKMGYSSLIMAGLLCACSPSSPPAPAAAPSPAASAQPPGAVSSAPVAADVAALNSRFDPARDPATDLAVAQAEARRSGKRIVLDVGGEWCSWCHLLDAFIEGDADVRTLVDTKYVWMKVNYSEDNENAAFLSQFPAIKGYPHLFVLDADGKLLHSQFTGELEADKGQPKGYNRERFLAFVQAWAP
- a CDS encoding peptide MFS transporter, whose product is MSVDAAKSVPEPALPEFKTTLGHPRPLWMLFMTEFWERFAFYGIRWALVLYIVAQFFDGDAAGQGAASRTYGAYLALVYAAAIFGGYVADRVLGYQRSILTGAVIMAAGLFMVAMPVKEVFELGLATIIIGNGLFKPNISTMVGKLYGLKDERRDSGFTIFYMGINVGAMIAPVLTQFLAEKIFGTEAMPSYKMVFIASGIGMLLSLVWFYVGRAGLKGIGAPPAGAEGMGRVVMVFVGSLVAIPVAYFLLSTGATALAWILGVLFVALAVLLLVEGIREGKVQRDRVIAMLIIFTFNVMFWMFFEQAGSSFTFLADNIVNRNLGGWTFPTAWFQSVNSVAIITLAPIIAWIWVKLGSANPSIPRKFGLGLLFNGAAFALLMLALSTMVVEGKIPFWTLFMVYVIQSVGELCLSPIGLSMVTKLAPVRLVGFGMGGWFLSTGIGNNLSGIFAGAVSGEGGMTVESALKGYTFGFWALIGSGVVLFLLAPAINKLMHGVK
- a CDS encoding tryptophan 2,3-dioxygenase, which encodes MSVDKNQRDLEAGIHTDLEGRLTYGGYLRLDQLLSAQQPLSNPPHHDEMLFIIQHQTSELWLKLLAHELRAAIGFLQRDEVWQCRKVLARSKQVLRQLTEQWSVLETLTPSEYMGFRDVLGPSSGFQSLQYRYIEFLLGNKNAQMLQVFSHDPAGQAQLQQVLDAPSLYEEFLRYLARFGHAIPEVYQHRDWQTSHVADDALHPVFERIYENTDRYWREYSLCEDLVDLETAFQLWRFRHMRTVMRVIGFKRGTGGSSGVGFLRQALELTFFPELFQVRTTIRNDDPLPPG
- the pdhA gene encoding pyruvate dehydrogenase (acetyl-transferring) E1 component subunit alpha, which codes for MTVAAEFKIEYLQYLDTDGNLVRDDLPEALRDPKALLPMFKQMLFVRVFDGKSIALQRTGKLGTYAACLGHEAAHVGIGAAMQKDDVFAPSYREYGAMFMRGVRPRDVLMYWGGDERGNDYGGNAAKDFPFCVPISTQCLHAAGAALKFKLNNEKQIAVAVCGDGGSSKTDFYAALNSAGAYKLPLILCIVNNGWAISVPRSAQTGAETLAQKGLAGGLHCLQVDGNDLIAVMAAMLQARERALAGDGGTVLELMTYRLSDHTTADDARRYRDDAEVKDAWLLEPMLRLRKYLTNAGVWSEEEEAAWTAECGKRVDEEVNLYLNTPVQPVEAMFDYLYADPPQDLLAQRAQAIALEQRHG
- a CDS encoding alpha-ketoacid dehydrogenase subunit beta — translated: MDELKHVSGTTAQTHAADSAALARGEQTMTSTPITLIEAITQALAWELEHDKSVLVLGEDVGVNGGVFRATAGLQQRFGADRVLDTPLDETTIAGLTIGLAAQGMKPVAEAQFDGFMYPMVDHIVCHAARLRYRTRGRLNCPMVLRVPWGGGIRAPEHHSEANEAIFTNVPGLRVVLPSSPQRAYGLLLAAIREPDPVIYMEPKRIYRQYKEVVVNDGEALPLDVCFVLRDGTDVTLVTWGAQVKEALEAADKLAGEGISAEVIDVATLRPLDFATIAESVAKTGRCVIVQEAPKTAGFGAEIAARLAEESLYDLLAPVERVTGYDTHIPLFRLEMKYLPSVDRIVSAAKRAVAAG
- a CDS encoding SH3 domain-containing protein, translating into MRARLLGPYRSQYPNPLRFRTGQIVELGVRDEEWPAFAWVRTDDGRAGWAPVAWLQVLDDGRAEALRDYDARELDVESGELVKLHHEHGGWWWSERANGATGWLPARDLELLEENCT
- a CDS encoding dihydrolipoamide acetyltransferase family protein; this translates as MSENKNFNLPDLGEGLPDATIVEWFVKEGDVIRLDEPLVSMETAKAVVEVPSPFSGKVLKLSGGPGDIIPTGSVLAQFELDPNLPQRADGQDTGHSHGHAAPAPAAAPAPAPAVAEAPKPAAAERDDAGTVVGAMQSSNAVHTEQAVAVGGVKAVPAVRATARKLGVDLSLVRATGADGAVTMADVKQAAAAGSAKIGSAPAPAAAPVAAAAPAPARQAEARTPLSAAGKPMRTQPPGVVAKGQPEPLKGVRRNMARVMADAHSKVVPTTLNDDADIHAWLPGNDVTARLVRAIVVASQKVPAMNAWFDGDALTRTLHAQVDIGIAVDTDDGLFVPALRNADMLDARGIREGVNRLREQVESRSIAPSELSGYTISLSNFGMFAGRYATPVVVPPCVAIVGAGRARHQMTPVMGGVEAHKVIPLSVTFDHRAATGGEAARFLRAMMDDLALAS